From the Priestia aryabhattai genome, the window TTTCGGAGGCTTAGCACATAAGTTTTTAGGAATTCCAGGTCCAGTTTTAATGATTGTAGCGGCAACGCTAGTCAAATGTTTACAAGTAATGCCTACTAAGATGGAGCAAGGTGCATACCATATGTATAAATTCATTTCTACGAGCTTAACATGGCCGTTAATGGTAGGACTAGGAATTCTGTATATTCCTCTTGAAGATGTAGTGAAAATTGTTACACCAGGCTATGTAGTTGTATGTGCAGCAGTTGTTATCGCTATGGTAGCAACAGGTTATTTTGTAGGTAAAATGATGAAAATGCATCCTGTGGATGCTGCCATTGTAACCGGCTGTCACAGCGGTCTAGGAGGTACGGGAGACGTAGCGATTTTATCAGCTTCCAACCGTATGTCACTTATGCCATTTGCTCAAGTAGCAACAAGACTTGGAGGCGCTTCCACTGTGATTTTAGCTACGCTTCTTATGAAGCTTTTGGGAGTATAAAAACAAAACAAAAAAGCAGCTCGGTTCATACGAGCTGCTTTTTTTGTGTTATGAAATGCTAACAGGTTTTAAGATAAATTCTTCCACAACTTTTGCCACACCGTCGTTCATGTTTGTATCTGTTACGTGGTTGGCTTTTTCTTTAATATCTTCAGGAGCATTTCCCATTGCCACGCCAAGCCCAGCAAATTCAATCATGGCAAGATCATTATAACTGTCGCCAATGGCAATCACTTCATCGCGTGTAATGCCAAGCTGTTGAATTAATAAATGTAGACTTGTCCCTTTTGTGACACCTTCTTCTGTAAATTCAAGGAAGTATGGTTTAGAACGCATTACGCTTAGCTCTCCTTGAAGCTGCTTTTGAAGTTTCTTTTCAACATGAACCAGCTTTTCCGGTTCTGCAAGCATTAGTACTTTTACAACAGGTTCTGTAACGGCATCAGCAAAGGATGAAACAACACGGATCGGCAGACCTGTAATGTCACTTTCAATATCCGTAAATTTATTTTCTACTTCGGTTATAATTTCATTTCCAACGTACGTATGAATTAAAACGCCTTCATCGCGGCTAATATCGTCCAGACGTGCAACGATGCGCGGAGATAATGTACTGCTAAATAGCTCTTCATTTGTTAGGCAATTAATGATTTTTGCCCCATTAAACGATAAAATAAAGCTTCCGTACTTTTCTAACTCTAGCTCTTTCGCGATGTGAACCATTCCGTAAGTTGGTCGTCCAGAAGCAAGTACAACTTTTACTCCTGATTCTTGCGCATTCATTAATGCTTCTTTCGTACGCGGAGAAATAGTGTGATCATCGCATAATAGTGTATCGTCCAAATCTAAAACAATCATTTTGTAAGGCATATTTGTAAGTTCCCTTCTTCTACTAGACTCATATCTTCATATGGTACTATAAAAAAACGCTGGATTCAATTTAATGATTTTTCGAAAAAAATGAGAGGCTTGCGTATACTTTGTTTGAACTCCTAGTAAGAAGATAAAACAAAGAGATTGAGACATAACTAAATCAATCCAATCTAAAGACGAACAAATAGGATAAATGAGCTAGTATGGATCACTTGTTACACCGCTGTTGATTTCCGTGCAAGGCTTCGCTTTCCGCGGGCGGCCGATGAGCCTCCTCGTCGCTTGCGCTCCGGCGGGGTCTCATCTGTTCTGCTTTTCCCGCAGGAGTCTTCGCCTTGCCCTCCAATCAACAGCTAGAAGCAACTAAACACATGAAAGCTACGTTCACCACGATAACGAAAAAATACGAACTATTAATCGGTAATTTCGATCATTAGTTCGTATTTGCTTCGACTAAAACACTTTTGTCCCAGCCTCTTGATTAGTAAGCAGCTAGAGTTTGATTAGTTTTCTGCGCATCTCCTT encodes:
- a CDS encoding Cof-type HAD-IIB family hydrolase, which gives rise to MPYKMIVLDLDDTLLCDDHTISPRTKEALMNAQESGVKVVLASGRPTYGMVHIAKELELEKYGSFILSFNGAKIINCLTNEELFSSTLSPRIVARLDDISRDEGVLIHTYVGNEIITEVENKFTDIESDITGLPIRVVSSFADAVTEPVVKVLMLAEPEKLVHVEKKLQKQLQGELSVMRSKPYFLEFTEEGVTKGTSLHLLIQQLGITRDEVIAIGDSYNDLAMIEFAGLGVAMGNAPEDIKEKANHVTDTNMNDGVAKVVEEFILKPVSIS